The following proteins are encoded in a genomic region of Deltaproteobacteria bacterium:
- the rplL gene encoding 50S ribosomal protein L7/L12 yields the protein MADINAEQILEAVSKMTVLEVSELVKKFEEKFGVSAAAPMVVAGTGGGPAGAAPAEEKTEFTVVLVHAGDNKIGVIKEVRAITGLGLKEAKDLVEGAPKTVKEGINKADAEKIKVQLEKAGAKVELK from the coding sequence ATGGCAGACATCAATGCGGAACAGATTCTCGAGGCGGTATCGAAGATGACCGTTCTGGAGGTTTCCGAGCTGGTCAAAAAATTCGAGGAAAAATTCGGCGTCTCCGCGGCGGCCCCGATGGTGGTTGCGGGCACGGGAGGAGGGCCGGCGGGCGCGGCCCCGGCGGAGGAAAAAACGGAGTTTACCGTCGTCCTTGTCCATGCGGGGGACAACAAGATCGGTGTCATCAAGGAGGTTCGCGCCATTACCGGGTTGGGCCTGAAAGAGGCCAAAGACCTGGTTGAAGGGGCCCCCAAGACGGTGAAGGAGGGGATCAACAAGGCGGACGCCGAAAAGATCAAGGTCCAGCTGGAAAAGGCAGGGGCGAAAGTGGAATTGAAGTGA